Proteins encoded in a region of the Nocardioides aromaticivorans genome:
- a CDS encoding IS1182 family transposase, with product MQGESDRQRELLDVESVAGHLLEPGSVFALLAEHRDRLFPSELFADLFPTGRGRPSIPGEVIASVIVLQALYGHSDREAVDALTFDLRWKAACGYAIDKPGFDPSTLTYWRRRLAASNRPQRIFEVVREVITETGAVAGKQRRALDSTILDDAVARQDTVTQLIAQIRRVGREVPGAKDLITEHCTRLAALTGQDYHSTGKPPIAWDDPAARAELVSALVGDALALLAVLDVEAITKTGGKPADAVALLALVAGQDVEPAEDSDGTDGRWRIARKTAPDRVISTVDPDTRHAHKTRERRQDGFKAHVVVEPDTGLTTVCALTKTNGPANSDATVGAELVTADSTLATDQQVEVLGDSAYATGDMLHTLDGKKWLPLLKPWPLRPTVEGGFTLDDFRYDPDADALTCPAGITRKRSAKGTVTFGAACRGCPLRQRCTTSASGRTVLIGEHHQLQREHRKRAADDGFQADYRQHRPMVERSIAWLTRGARRVPYRGVEKNNNWLHHRVAALNLRRLLAMGLTMTDGAWALA from the coding sequence ATGCAGGGTGAGTCCGATCGGCAGCGTGAGCTGCTGGACGTTGAGTCAGTCGCTGGTCATCTGCTCGAGCCGGGCAGTGTGTTCGCTTTGTTGGCCGAGCACCGGGACCGGTTGTTCCCGAGCGAGTTGTTCGCCGACCTGTTCCCGACCGGCCGCGGTCGGCCCTCGATCCCGGGCGAGGTGATCGCCTCGGTCATCGTGCTCCAGGCGCTCTACGGCCATTCGGACCGCGAAGCCGTCGACGCCCTGACCTTCGACCTGCGATGGAAGGCAGCGTGCGGGTACGCGATCGACAAGCCGGGCTTCGACCCGTCGACGCTGACCTACTGGCGTCGCCGGCTGGCCGCGAGCAACCGGCCGCAGCGGATCTTCGAGGTGGTCCGCGAGGTGATCACCGAAACCGGGGCGGTGGCCGGGAAGCAGCGTCGGGCGCTGGATTCCACGATCCTCGACGACGCGGTCGCCCGCCAGGACACCGTGACGCAGCTGATCGCGCAGATCCGCCGCGTGGGCCGTGAGGTTCCTGGCGCCAAGGACCTGATCACCGAGCACTGCACCCGCCTGGCTGCGTTGACCGGACAGGACTACCACTCGACCGGGAAGCCGCCGATCGCGTGGGACGACCCGGCTGCCCGTGCCGAGCTGGTGTCCGCGCTGGTCGGCGACGCACTCGCCCTGCTCGCTGTGCTGGATGTCGAGGCGATCACCAAGACGGGCGGGAAGCCGGCTGATGCGGTCGCGCTGCTGGCGCTGGTCGCGGGCCAGGACGTGGAGCCGGCCGAGGACTCCGATGGCACCGACGGCCGGTGGCGCATCGCACGGAAGACGGCGCCGGATCGGGTGATCTCGACCGTCGACCCCGACACCCGGCACGCCCACAAGACCCGGGAACGACGCCAGGACGGGTTCAAGGCCCACGTCGTGGTGGAGCCAGACACCGGGCTGACCACCGTGTGTGCATTGACCAAGACCAACGGCCCAGCCAACTCCGACGCCACCGTCGGTGCCGAGTTGGTCACTGCCGACTCGACCCTCGCGACCGACCAGCAGGTCGAGGTGCTCGGGGACTCGGCCTACGCCACCGGCGACATGCTCCACACCCTGGACGGCAAGAAGTGGCTACCGCTGCTCAAACCGTGGCCGCTGCGCCCCACGGTCGAAGGCGGATTCACCCTCGATGACTTCCGCTACGACCCCGACGCCGACGCCCTGACCTGCCCGGCGGGCATCACCAGGAAGCGGTCCGCGAAGGGCACCGTCACCTTCGGTGCTGCCTGTCGCGGCTGCCCGCTACGACAGCGATGCACCACTTCGGCAAGCGGTCGCACTGTGTTGATCGGCGAACACCACCAACTGCAACGCGAACACCGCAAGCGAGCCGCCGACGACGGCTTCCAGGCCGACTATCGACAGCACCGACCGATGGTCGAACGCTCGATCGCCTGGCTCACCCGCGGCGCCCGACGCGTCCCATACCGAGGCGTCGAGAAGAACAACAACTGGCTCCACCACCGCGTCGCCGCCCTCAACCTGCGTCGACTCCTCGCCATGGGCCTCACGATGACCGACGGAGCCTGGGCCCTGGCCTGA